One window from the genome of [Clostridium] celerecrescens 18A encodes:
- a CDS encoding DUF4489 domain-containing protein — MQLPQPIQPKILNHSQCIQNVQECSCNSPPANQALIKCSAKGGIILPEHSEKNATYNVASLNIDTFSYRNFSIHFNFSCNILTTSARMHLRFQLFKQGNDLMALTPVSSSLVYSRNEDSRETNTFSFIAYDQDSMSCRCCNYSVYVEIMGFDTIGTIMITNPILIASIIENNSGIV, encoded by the coding sequence ATGCAGCTTCCGCAGCCAATCCAGCCCAAAATACTTAACCACAGCCAGTGTATACAAAATGTTCAGGAGTGTTCCTGTAATTCACCTCCTGCAAATCAGGCTTTAATAAAATGTTCTGCTAAGGGAGGTATCATTTTACCTGAACATTCGGAAAAAAACGCTACATATAACGTAGCTTCGCTTAATATAGATACCTTCAGCTACAGGAATTTTTCAATTCATTTTAACTTTTCCTGTAATATCCTTACCACCAGCGCCCGTATGCATCTCAGATTTCAGTTGTTTAAACAAGGAAATGATCTGATGGCTTTAACGCCTGTCAGTTCCAGCCTGGTTTACAGCAGAAATGAGGATAGCAGGGAAACAAATACCTTTTCTTTCATTGCCTATGATCAAGACTCCATGAGTTGCAGATGCTGCAATTACAGTGTATATGTGGAAATTATGGGCTTTGATACGATTGGCACCATTATGATTACAAATCCAATTCTCATTGCATCTATCATTGAAAATAATAGTGGAATTGTTTAG
- a CDS encoding collagen-like protein: MNNCRNWDDDRCFDRCGCCPGPQGPRGCPGPTGPRGPQGPTGPRGPQGPTGPRGPQGPTGPRGFQGPTGPTGPTGPRGFQGPTGPTGPIGPQGPQGPQGPAGPQGPVGPQGPQGIQGPTGPTGPTGATGAQGPTGPTGATGATGAQGPTGPTGPTGATGATGAQGPTGPTGPTGATGATGAQGPTGPTGPTGATGATGAQGPTGPTGPTGATGATGAQGPTGPTGPTGPTGATGAQGPTGPTGATGAQGPTGPTGATGAQGPTGPTGATGAQGPTGPTGATGAQGPTGPTGATGAQGPTGPTGATGAQGPTGPTGATGAQGPTGPTGATGAQGPTGPTGATGATGAQGPTGPTGAQGPTGPTGATGATGAQGPTGPTGPTGATGAQGPTGPTGATGATGAQGPTGPTGPTGATGAQGPTGPTGATGATGAQGPTGPTGPTGATGAQGPTGPTGATGATGAQGPTGPTGPQGPTGATGAQGPTGPTGATGATGTQGPTGPTGPQGPTGPTGPTGATGAQGPTGPTGATGATGAQGPTGPTGPTGSTGAQGPTGPTGPTGLTGATGPTGSTGAAGPTGPTGPTGLTGATGPTGPTGATGAQGPIGPTGPQGPEGPQGPQGIEGSVGPTGATGATGPTGPTGPTGSTGAQGPTGPTGPQGPLGPQGIEGPVGPTGPTGAQGAAGPTGPTGATGAQGSVGPTGPQGSEGPQGPQGIEGSVGPTGPTGPQGIQGPTGPTGPAGISSGFIIPFATGYINATPATNSTGASSAISLTGYGESATTLTLTSETTFSINTADGWYTFTMPTDGTLQSIYANFATVAAFTPTTNITLYVAIATAPSNSANYTIITSSITPATQVYAQGTAYPAYTTRAGFSTGLNIPLTAGTQVAIVLGFTTSGGTQAQSLPFFYSGGLYLQ; the protein is encoded by the coding sequence ATGAATAATTGTAGAAATTGGGACGATGATCGCTGCTTTGATAGATGCGGTTGTTGCCCTGGACCGCAAGGCCCCAGAGGCTGCCCTGGACCAACCGGACCTAGAGGGCCACAGGGACCAACCGGACCTAGAGGGCCACAGGGACCAACCGGACCTAGAGGGCCACAGGGACCGACTGGGCCTAGAGGCTTCCAGGGACCGACTGGACCGACTGGACCGACTGGACCTAGAGGCTTCCAGGGGCCAACTGGACCGACTGGACCTATTGGACCGCAAGGACCTCAAGGGCCTCAAGGACCTGCCGGACCTCAGGGACCAGTAGGACCTCAAGGGCCTCAAGGAATACAAGGACCAACTGGACCGACCGGACCAACTGGTGCTACCGGTGCTCAGGGACCAACTGGGCCAACCGGTGCCACTGGCGCGACTGGTGCTCAGGGACCAACCGGGCCAACCGGACCAACCGGTGCCACTGGCGCGACTGGTGCTCAGGGACCAACCGGGCCAACCGGACCAACCGGTGCCACTGGCGCGACTGGTGCTCAGGGACCAACCGGGCCAACCGGACCAACCGGTGCCACTGGCGCGACTGGTGCTCAGGGACCAACTGGGCCGACTGGACCAACAGGTGCCACTGGCGCGACTGGTGCTCAGGGACCAACTGGGCCGACTGGACCAACTGGACCAACCGGCGCGACTGGCGCTCAGGGACCAACTGGGCCAACCGGCGCGACTGGCGCTCAAGGACCAACTGGACCTACTGGCGCGACTGGCGCTCAAGGACCGACTGGACCTACTGGCGCGACTGGCGCTCAAGGACCGACTGGACCTACTGGCGCTACTGGCGCTCAAGGACCGACTGGACCAACCGGCGCGACTGGCGCTCAAGGACCGACTGGACCAACCGGCGCTACTGGCGCTCAAGGACCAACTGGACCAACCGGCGCTACTGGCGCTCAAGGACCAACTGGACCAACCGGTGCTACTGGCGCTCAAGGACCAACTGGACCAACCGGTGCTACTGGCGCGACTGGTGCCCAGGGGCCGACTGGACCGACTGGTGCTCAGGGACCAACTGGACCAACCGGTGCTACTGGCGCGACTGGTGCCCAGGGGCCGACTGGACCGACTGGACCGACCGGTGCTACCGGCGCTCAGGGACCAACTGGACCAACCGGTGCTACTGGCGCGACTGGCGCCCAGGGGCCGACTGGACCGACTGGACCGACCGGCGCGACCGGCGCTCAGGGACCAACTGGACCAACCGGTGCTACTGGCGCGACTGGCGCCCAGGGGCCGACTGGACCGACTGGACCAACCGGCGCGACCGGCGCTCAGGGACCAACTGGACCAACCGGTGCTACCGGCGCGACTGGCGCCCAGGGGCCGACTGGACCGACTGGGCCACAGGGACCGACAGGTGCTACCGGTGCTCAGGGACCGACTGGACCAACCGGCGCTACTGGCGCGACTGGCACCCAGGGGCCGACTGGACCGACTGGACCTCAGGGACCGACTGGACCGACTGGGCCAACAGGTGCTACTGGCGCTCAGGGACCAACCGGACCAACCGGTGCTACTGGCGCGACTGGCGCCCAGGGGCCGACTGGACCGACTGGGCCTACTGGCTCTACTGGTGCCCAAGGACCGACTGGACCGACTGGACCGACCGGGCTAACTGGCGCGACTGGACCGACTGGTTCTACCGGTGCTGCTGGACCGACTGGACCGACTGGTCCGACTGGGCTAACTGGCGCTACCGGACCAACTGGGCCAACTGGCGCGACTGGTGCTCAAGGACCTATTGGACCGACTGGGCCTCAGGGACCTGAAGGACCTCAGGGACCACAAGGAATTGAAGGATCTGTTGGACCTACTGGCGCCACAGGTGCCACTGGACCGACTGGACCGACTGGGCCTACTGGCTCTACTGGTGCCCAGGGACCGACTGGACCAACCGGACCTCAGGGACCTCTGGGACCACAAGGAATTGAAGGGCCTGTTGGACCGACCGGACCGACTGGAGCTCAAGGAGCTGCTGGACCTACTGGGCCTACTGGTGCTACCGGCGCTCAAGGGTCTGTTGGACCGACTGGACCTCAGGGATCAGAAGGGCCTCAAGGACCTCAAGGAATCGAAGGATCTGTTGGACCGACTGGACCGACTGGACCTCAAGGAATACAAGGACCGACTGGACCGACCGGACCAGCTGGAATTTCTTCAGGATTTATTATTCCTTTTGCCACAGGTTATATAAACGCAACTCCTGCCACTAACTCTACCGGAGCATCATCCGCTATCTCGTTAACCGGCTATGGAGAAAGTGCAACAACGTTGACTCTGACATCCGAGACCACGTTTTCAATCAATACAGCGGATGGATGGTATACCTTTACAATGCCAACCGATGGAACCCTTCAGTCGATTTATGCAAATTTTGCTACGGTTGCAGCATTTACACCTACTACCAATATAACGCTATATGTGGCTATTGCAACCGCGCCTTCCAATAGCGCTAATTATACCATTATTACTAGTTCCATTACCCCTGCAACCCAGGTTTATGCACAGGGAACTGCTTATCCTGCTTATACGACCCGAGCAGGCTTCTCCACTGGATTAAACATCCCCCTTACAGCAGGAACTCAGGTTGCAATCGTACTGGGATTTACTACCAGCGGCGGTACTCAGGCACAAAGCTTGCCTTTCTTCTATTCAGGAGGCTTGTATTTACAGTAA
- a CDS encoding DUF4489 domain-containing protein, with product MNDLDMRICECDCDECEDCNCNIVCERPRKHLKPNRTILKCGSQGGVTIPLATVAGAAFTLATVNVDTKALKNPCIKFEFASNIVTTAAVITLNFQVFKQCKGILTPIPVGPIWTFSRLVAITDANTFTFFVCDCDLCNDDCCTYSVVATVAGVATVGVTAINNATLAAIIVDNDCF from the coding sequence ATGAATGATCTTGATATGAGAATATGTGAATGCGATTGTGATGAATGTGAGGACTGCAACTGCAATATCGTATGCGAACGTCCCAGAAAGCACTTAAAGCCAAACAGAACAATATTAAAATGCGGCAGCCAGGGTGGCGTAACCATACCATTGGCAACAGTTGCCGGTGCTGCCTTTACTCTGGCCACAGTAAACGTTGATACAAAAGCTTTAAAAAACCCATGCATTAAATTTGAATTTGCAAGTAATATCGTTACTACCGCTGCTGTAATTACTCTGAATTTCCAGGTATTCAAACAGTGTAAAGGCATCCTGACTCCTATTCCCGTAGGACCAATCTGGACTTTCTCACGGCTTGTAGCTATTACTGATGCTAACACCTTCACCTTCTTCGTTTGCGACTGTGATTTGTGCAACGATGACTGCTGCACTTACAGTGTAGTTGCTACGGTTGCTGGCGTTGCTACGGTTGGTGTTACTGCTATAAACAATGCAACCCTTGCTGCAATTATTGTAGATAATGACTGCTTCTAA